AGGCCTTTGCTTCAGGTGCCTTGCTTTCTTCTGCTTCCTCCTCTGCTTCCTCTTCTTTCTTCTCCTcctcaccctcctcctcctctcctttCTCTTCCTCCTCATCACCCTTTCCagcttcctcctcttcttcttgtTCTTCGTCACctccctctttctctccctcctcttcttcctcagcAGGGGCTGCAGAGGCTACTTTGGCTTGGGTTGATGCCACCACCTCCTCTTCTTCTCCTTCACCCTCATCTTCTTTCTCTCCCTCCTCATCATCACCTCCTTCTTCTCCTTCCTCAGCCTCTCCCTCCTCTTCTCCTCCTTCCTCGTCTTCTTTGGCAGCTGACAACTCCTCTGCCATTTCAGCCAAAGCCTCATCCATCTCAGACTTCTCATCCTCCACCCTCGTCTCTTCAATGATCTCCTCTACGAACTTGTGTTGTACTTTAAGCTTGGGTGGCTCACTTTTCACCTTGGGGCCTTTGGTGACGGTCTGGCGGTATGGGAAAGTGCTAAAGTGGCTCTCCTCTCCTTCAAGAAGTTTTCTAAATGAAGACAATGAAAGGTCATAAAAGACTTAGGCTTAAATTGATCttcaattgtgttttaaaatgtgaaaaaaacagaGTTttgaataaatgcaataaataaatgaatatttttcatctaatttacatatttgcatCGATTACAAATCagagaatttattttattattattaataatgttatgcaaaatgtatatataaaatatatacatagaaTATAAGATTTTAAACATTTGCATTCTTAATCATATAAAATGACTATTATAATCACTATTTGATATataaaattttacattaaattaaattacacagaAATCAAGCTTTTTGCCTAATGTAGCattataatttacatatttgtaaATTGAATGGAAGACAACATccttatttacatgtttttttaactAAAAGAATTTACTTTTctaatatgaataaaatttttattaatataaaataaacattgagagcaataatacaaatacatagtgttaaaaattcattcattcattgtctttatTAATCAGCGTTCGctatagcagaatgaaccgccattcataattataaataaatgttaaatgttacttAATGTTTAAgtaattattacatattaaatgtttaaaactatttaatataatattaggaATACACtaaaatactaattattattcattattatattgaTAATATATTATGGCATATTGATATGATTTTTtgacaaataataatatattcagaataaataaatataacagtttttaatttttcagcaTTTACTTTTTACTCTTATGCATATTATCTTACCTGTATGCAGCAATTTCTATATCTAATGCCATTTTGACATTCAGGAGGTCCTGGTATTCACGCAGATGCCGTGCCATCTCCCATTTCGTGCTCTTGAGTTCATTTTCCAGCTGGTGGATGGTTTCCTAATAAGTTAGACATAATGTTGTCATAGTTTAGTCAAACAAAACAGTTGCTGAAGACAGAATACTTCAAGATGATATTTCATGCATATACATATTCTCCAAGCATCTTTTTGTGATGCAGATATTTTTACAGCCAATAACTGAGTTACAGTTCACTGTATCACTAAGGCTTCAAGGGCACTCAGTAGGTGCATTGGATCAATGTGTATGAGGTGATTCCAGGACAGAGCCAATGAGCTAATCTTGCCTGTGCTCTGACTCAGCAAAGAGTGCATGAGGAGAGACTGCAATGTAGGAGTCTGTCTCTCCTTAACCCTTTCTCACACCAGCCCACTGCACCTATGATGTAATCAAGCATCATATGCAAATCCTCTGCTAGGTGACCAGCCTGCTTAACTGCGGCTTGATTTGATTAATCTATAAACAGCTGCAATGCATTTTACAAGCCAAACTGATTTATGAGGCACAACCGCGATATTTAGAATAGTGGTCAAACAACGATTTCATCTTATTAACAATAGCTTGCACTATTTAGAACTTCCAGCACACTTTTATAAAACACCACACACTTGTGGAGGATCAGCTCTTGTTGTTTAAAttctaaaaaatgtgtaaagtatgTGAGTAAGTGAGTAACTACCTGCAGGCTGGCAAGGTCATTGTTGTGTCGGTCTTCTATGTCGTTCAGCTGCCTCTCCAGAGACTCTTTGGTTCCTCGGACAGACTCCAGCTCCACGGTTTTGGACTGTAGCTGGCGGCGGTAGTCTGAGATCTCGTCCCGCGCGGATTTGATGGCGCTTTTGTTTTGCTCGGCGGCCTCGGTGAGTTTGCTGTAGCGGCACATAAACCAGTCTTCCACCTGCTGGAGGTTTTGCGTCGAATGGCCCTCCAGCTGGGAACGGATCTCGCGCAGCGCGTCGGTGATGTCCGCCTTCTGGTAGTCCCTCTTCTCCACGGTGATCTGCGACGCCTGCACCTGCGCCAGGAGGTCGCTGATCTCCTCTTGGTGGTTGTTGCGGATAAACGCGATCTCGTCCTGCAGGGACTGCACTTTCTTCTCCAACTCTGCTTTGACGAGTGCTGAGTCACCCATGTCCTTCTTCAGGGCGCGGACGATCGCCTCCGTCTCTTCTCTGATGCGGGCTTCCTCGTCGAAGCGGTCCCGCAGGCGTTGGATGTCCTCTTCGATGTGGTCAGTGTCCAGCTGGATCTGCGCCTTCTCGTGGTGGGTCTGCTCCAGCATGGAGCGCAACTCCTGCAGCTCCTGGTCGTAAAGTTCGCCCAGCTGAGACTGCGACACCTGCTTCTGCCGCAGTGCCTGGATCTCCGCCTCGATCTGCTGGTTCTGCTGCTCCAGAAAGTGCACCTTGTCGATGTAGCCGGCAAATCGGTCGTTGAGCCCCTGAAGTTGCTCCTTCTCGTTGGAGCGCTTGTAGTCTCCGTTGATGATGGAATTCTGGGTGAAGTCGAGGCTGTCGGCGGAGCTCAGTACTGCCGAGCCGTAGGCTCGCGCAACCGGGACGTTAAAGCTCCTCTTGTATGAGGAAGAACTCGGGCTCGTCCGGGACCAGGTCTGGGAGCGGAACCCGCTGGAGGGGCTCGAATAGCTCGTCCTGGTGTCCATCACCCTCCGGTAGGGGCTTCCTATAGTATCTATCGGATAACTCATCCGGCCGAACTGACGGGGAGTGGAGGTGCAGATGAACAGAAGAGTGAGGTAAAGTAGTGTACAGGTGCGGTGTGTGTGGCTCTCTCAGCGCTGGATAGCCGCTCTACCTGCCTTTATATACTCGAGGCGCTGTTGCGAAGAAACTCAGGCTTGTTTTGACTGGACCATTGATCCGTCGATGTGGGAGGGTCCTGCCTGCTACACTTATCTTTATCTGACTTTCAGCTTCCTGGTCACACATCACGAGTGCTTGGGTGGCTAATCAAGTGTGCGATATACAATTAATAActaatacaataatatttttgtttaatattaatcaATTACCATTTATTTAAGAGTTTTCCTCAGTAGACCCAATTACTGCTCATTGATGTAAGTAGTAGTTATGTTTAAATATGGGGTAGCCTAAATGATCTAGACGGTTTCATGCAGTAGTAAATGtgttgactaatctaatgtgttacctctaaaaagttttttttttaacaagagaCTAAAAGTTTATGCATCTATAGTATTTAAATGTTATACCTCTATATCTGTTTGCTATATATAGCATGCTCTGACTAAACATCTGCATTTATTAAGCTGTTTAATAATACATCATTTTAAGATGCTCCCTAACCAACCTCTACTCTTAATATCGCTTTCGGGTATTTGTGTGCAACACTTCAAAGAACAGTCTATAACAAGCTGTACTAACAGATATGTTGGTTTGAATATAAATGGCCAAAGAATGCTCGTTTGTCTTGTTCATTGGAGATTTTATGGCTCGAGTTACAGTGGACGTGACATCATTAGTACTCTGGCCAAAGTCTGAGAATCTACTTTCAGCACCAAGGACAGCAGCCCTTCGCTCACACACTCAAGGGCATTTCACAGCTCTAGCTTCACTGTCGAATGACACGACTACTTCCTTTTACAAATTTGACATTTTCTAAAAATGAAACACTGAACAGGCATGTTTTTTAATATGCATTGCAGAGTGGGAAAATGTGTAGATTTGAAAAATGAAGGGAAAATTTTGCATGCATTTTGGAGTttataaagggttagttcactccaaaatgaaaatgtactccctGTTTATtgatcctcaagtggttccaaaaatGGACGAGTTTCTGTCTTTTGTTGAACTAtaaagatgatattttaaagaatgttagaaactagtaaccattgacatccattgtatcAAAGACAACCAGTAAGACTTTACTAAGGGGTGTTCATAATACTGTtatgacacctttataatcatggcATGACACATGTAACTTATTATAAACACGATCATCATGAGACTATTATAACTGTTATGAATATTGGTCTTTTGGCATTAAAAAGTCTCAGTAAAATTGTCAATATTCtgtcaaataattttataatgcagtatcaaaatgtaatgacaatttaaaaacaaatttaatttgtacCAATGTAGGTCAAAAAACATATTGACACTGTTATAAAAtttatgacacaattataatatgATGTCTTGACAGTGGGGGAAAGAGTTATGAAAATTCATACTTAAGGAAAAGTATTATTActtacccaaaaatgtagtgcaagtagagtaaaaatatctgttttaaatattactcaaagtatgagacCTTTTAAGAATACTCAAGAGAAgtaagtagtgagtattatgctgtgaatGGTTGATGCatcaatttgtgcatgtgtgtgtgaaaacgtaacatcctgtagtgcatttagtgattttATGTGGTCATTTTTGTGATTTCAATGCAGGCCATGTGACAATTTTGTTATAAGGTTGTTCTGTATAATGCATGTATAATGCAGTTTTctttgtgcgatttgattggatggCAATCACAAAACTGTTTATTGTACTTCTAGCACTCTACTCCTGCTTCTTCTCTACTAGCCAgtcaccatagacaagaaaaatgaTAAAGTAGTGCctacaggttgaaggaaaatagtggactAAAAGTtctgatactgcactaaaattgtacttaagtgaaagtaaaagtatcagtttttaaaactacttagtaaagtacaattcctgaaaaaaaaaactactcaattacagtaattagagtatttgtaatttgttgctTCACACAACTGtgtcttgataatgtcaagttgtACTGACAAAGACACTGACAGGATTTGCCATCTCGGTAATGTCAACTTTGTCAAAAAGCTATCATAACAAAGAAATCTCAAGCAATGTCATCTTTGcgtttaaaactaaaaataactgaGTGAATGAAACTTAATGTCAATTGTCATATGCATGGATAACCGATCATTAACATTCATATCATGCTTATAAAGGTTACAGGACAGTCtaatgaacaccccttcaagtagtTTTTCCAAacaactactatggaagtcaataattaaGTGTTTCCAGCATATTTTAaagatcttattttgtgttcaacagaggggAGAAACCCAAATAACAGAAGGGTcagtaaataatgataaaattttcattttgggaagAAGTGTTCCTTTtgttttgaacatttaaagttgaCATTGTTAAAAAGCTGTCATCTTTGTATCAGATTAAGTATAATAAGACAAATATCCTGGTAAACATGATGCACCTAGAACTTCCAAGAGCTAAATAGTCAAgttaatgcattattttaatgAGTATTTACTTCATCTAAAAGATTGTTATGCTGTATAGTGTATTTACACAaactaaatttatatttatttgatgtttaatgTGTTCTCTACACAGTTAcagtaacatttacatttactataaaatttaaatttacaaaagtGGTTTTATATAGAAAGAAAGCATTTCAAATGCAAGTAAGTTGTGAACTTTTTCATGAAATAATCTGAGAAAATCATGTcaaaaattgggtaaaaaatgttccatcATCATTCAGCATAGCTGACTGTACTCCTCGTTCTGAcctcttctttttaaaataaataaaagagaagGTGATGATGCTGCATCTTGACTCAAAATGTCctacacagtggtgcagtggttagcacagtcacctcacaacaaggttgctggtttgagcctcatatGGGTCGGTTAGGGTTccgttgtggagtttgcatgttctccctgtattgccGTGGATCCCTGGTTTTCAGGTTTGCTTTACAGTCCAAAAGCATGCACCATAGgtaaattgaattgaactaaattggtcgtagtgtatgagtttgtgaatgtgagtgtgtatgggtgtttcccagtactgggttgtggctggaagagcatccgctgcgtaaaacatatgctgaataagttggtggttcattccgctgtggcgacccataataaatcagggactaagccgaaggaaaatgaatgaaagaataattagTATTTAAATTGCACTATTATTCTTAAATGGAGCCTTCAAATGATTATTGCTCCATTAGACTTACagtgcttttttttaaagttaacaaattatttaaaccaTGGTAAGATATTGTACACATTCTACATAGAGCATTAATAAAGAATAAAGTATTATTCGCTTAATGCTCAAAACCTCACTTTCATCTTCGCTCCAATAAAATCTAGATATATgcttttattgcatttctttcaAGTtgaagggatagctcacccaaaaaattAGAATCCTGTCATTCACACATcctccatttgttccaaacctgtttgagtttttttcttctgttaaactcaGAGGAAGATTTACTGAAGAAGATTGAGGAAAAAACAGCCGTTTTCTATGAAATCTACTGTAACTTGCTGGCAGCAGTTTGCCAATAACTTGCTGTAAACCAATTGcagtaaaaatactgtatttactttaacaccatttatcttgctgcatatgtatttgcagtattttatatacacatagtaaatgtacagtaattttcacaatgcaacttaaaAATACAGTAGTATGCTGCATAACAGTCctacattaaaatacagtttattttacagttaaataatttgtaatttacaaaaaaatatcgTTAACAGTATACTATAGATAACAGTGGTTGcttttttcccccaacattcttcagagaatcttgttttgtgttcaaccaaacaaagaaattcataaaactGTCCCCTTTAATAATTGTCAGTACACCTTTCTTGGCAGACTGCAATTCTAACTTTGTCTTTTTGTGCAGGTTGATGAATTACGTCTAGGTTTTCAGACAAAGTGTTCATCATCAACTGGGTGGTGTTAGATAGTGCTGACTATTTCAAACAAATAACTGTCTATGCTTAAAAATCACTTGCCTTTCTGTCTTTATATGCCTTGCGTGGTGCAGCTAAAGGTTTTTGACAAATCTGCATATCCAACCTCTGCCTTTCCAATGAAACCTGAGAAAAATGACTGGGACATTTAAGAAATGCAAACATCCCAAGTCATTATTATCAGTTTCTTTATTACTATACATTTGAGTAATGGGGCTGCATGGCGGTGCAGTGGgcagcatgttcgcctcacaggaagacggtcgctggtttgagcctcaactgggtcagttggcgtttctgtgtgaagtttgcgtgttctccccgtgtttgcatgggttttctatgagtgctctggtttcccccacaagtccaaagacatgcgctatagatgaattgggtgagctaaattgtccgtagtgtatgtgtgtgaatgagtgtgtatagatgtttcccagtgatgggttgcagctggaagggcatccgctgcataaaacatatgctggataagttggcggttcattccggtgtggcgaccccagattattaaaggaactaagctgaaaagaaaatgaatg
The genomic region above belongs to Danio rerio strain Tuebingen ecotype United States chromosome 21, GRCz12tu, whole genome shotgun sequence and contains:
- the nefma gene encoding neurofilament, medium polypeptide a; translated protein: MSYPIDTIGSPYRRVMDTRTSYSSPSSGFRSQTWSRTSPSSSSYKRSFNVPVARAYGSAVLSSADSLDFTQNSIINGDYKRSNEKEQLQGLNDRFAGYIDKVHFLEQQNQQIEAEIQALRQKQVSQSQLGELYDQELQELRSMLEQTHHEKAQIQLDTDHIEEDIQRLRDRFDEEARIREETEAIVRALKKDMGDSALVKAELEKKVQSLQDEIAFIRNNHQEEISDLLAQVQASQITVEKRDYQKADITDALREIRSQLEGHSTQNLQQVEDWFMCRYSKLTEAAEQNKSAIKSARDEISDYRRQLQSKTVELESVRGTKESLERQLNDIEDRHNNDLASLQETIHQLENELKSTKWEMARHLREYQDLLNVKMALDIEIAAYRKLLEGEESHFSTFPYRQTVTKGPKVKSEPPKLKVQHKFVEEIIEETRVEDEKSEMDEALAEMAEELSAAKEDEEGGEEEGEAEEGEEGGDDEEGEKEDEGEGEEEEVVASTQAKVASAAPAEEEEEGEKEGGDEEQEEEEEAGKGDEEEEKGEEEEGEEEKKEEEAEEEAEESKAPEAKASPESEKAEEKQASGGEEEAEEEGDENQEGDAGSDKGSTDEKEVEVKEQPKKAEPEAAKEDKKGKEEKEEAKSEKEKATVTETKAESPKAESPKAESPKAESPKSESPKSESPKKETPKTEAPKKDPPKSEPPKTESPKKEEPKAEPSKKETPKSEPSKAEPKEDFPKPADEKATKKSETEKEPEDKKKEATVNGDMGKKDDKKVSDKKEVISNGVDESPTKDESSQRVVITKTVETITTGEDGVKQVTKTVTVTEKGEEVQETVQEKVVSKPAEKQAVKATEAD